From the genome of Pseudomonas sp. TMP9, one region includes:
- the rapA gene encoding RNA polymerase-associated protein RapA, producing MAQYEPGQRWISDSEAELGLGTVLMQDARMLTVLYPATGETRQYATRNAPLTRVRFSPGDEITHFDGWKLTVQEVDDVDGLLVYHGLNAQHESVTLPETQLSNFIQFRLASDRLFAGQIDPLPWFALRYHTLDYTSRQLQSNLWGLGGVRAQPIAHQLHIAREVADRIAPRVLLADEVGLGKTIEAGLVIHRQLLCGRANRVLILVPENLQHQWLVEMRRRFNLDVALFDAERFIESDASNPFEDCQLALVALEWLCEDESAQDALFAAGWDLLVVDEAHHLVWHPERASAEYALVEQLAEIIPGVLLLTATPEQLGQDSHFARLRLLDPNRFHDLAAFRAESAHYKPIAEAVQELLDKGRLSDAAHQTIHDFLGEGGEELLSAVNSGDSEASARLVRELLDRHGTGRLLFRNTRAAVQGFPDRELYPYPLASPDEYMELPIGEHADLYPEVSYQAQPEVDEELRWWTFDPRVEWLFDTLKMLKKFKVLVICAHAETAMDLEDALRKRKGIPATVFHEGMSILERDRAAAYFADEEFGAQVLICSEIGSEGRNFQFAHHLVLFDLPAHPDLLEQRIGRLDRIGQKHRIQLHVPYLENSPQERLFQWYHHALNAFLATCPTGNALQHQFGARLLPLLESGDDAEWQTLVDQAKVQRLRLEDELHAGRDRLLELNSGGAGEGEALVEAIFEQDDQFALPIYMEQLFDAFGIDSEDHSDNALILRPGEKMLDASFPLGDDEGVTITYDRDMALAREDMQFLTWEHPMVQGGMDLVRSGSMGNTGVALIKNKALKAGTVLLEMLYVSEVVAPRALQLGRYLPPIALRCLLDANGNNLAGKVSFEKLNEQLEAVPRASANKFVQAQRDSLNPLINAGEGMVAPRHNERVDEAKRRLAAETDEELARLIALQAVNPSVRDSELNALRQLREQGMAMLDKAALRLEAIRVLVAG from the coding sequence ATGGCGCAGTATGAACCGGGGCAACGCTGGATCAGTGACAGCGAAGCGGAGCTGGGGTTGGGCACCGTTCTGATGCAAGACGCCCGCATGCTCACCGTGCTCTACCCGGCCACCGGTGAAACCCGCCAGTACGCCACCCGCAACGCGCCCTTGACCCGCGTACGCTTCTCGCCGGGCGATGAAATCACCCATTTCGATGGCTGGAAACTGACCGTGCAGGAAGTCGACGATGTCGACGGCCTACTGGTCTATCACGGCCTTAATGCGCAGCATGAAAGCGTCACCCTGCCAGAAACCCAGCTGTCGAACTTTATCCAGTTCCGCCTGGCCAGCGATCGCCTGTTTGCCGGGCAGATCGATCCACTGCCTTGGTTTGCCCTGCGCTATCACACCCTTGATTACACCAGCCGCCAGTTACAGTCCAACCTCTGGGGCTTGGGTGGTGTGCGGGCACAACCGATTGCGCACCAGTTGCACATTGCCCGTGAAGTCGCTGATCGCATTGCGCCGCGGGTATTGTTGGCCGACGAAGTGGGCTTGGGTAAAACCATCGAAGCAGGTCTGGTCATCCACCGCCAACTGCTCTGCGGGCGCGCCAACCGCGTATTGATCCTGGTGCCCGAGAACCTGCAGCACCAGTGGCTAGTCGAGATGCGCCGGCGCTTTAATTTGGATGTCGCCCTGTTCGACGCCGAGCGCTTTATCGAAAGCGACGCCAGCAACCCCTTCGAAGATTGCCAGTTGGCGCTGGTCGCTCTGGAATGGCTGTGCGAAGACGAAAGCGCCCAAGATGCGCTATTTGCCGCTGGCTGGGATCTTTTGGTCGTCGATGAAGCGCACCACTTGGTCTGGCATCCGGAGCGTGCCAGCGCCGAGTACGCGCTGGTTGAACAGCTGGCTGAGATCATCCCCGGCGTGCTGCTGCTAACTGCCACCCCGGAACAACTGGGCCAAGACAGTCACTTTGCGCGCTTGCGCCTGCTCGACCCGAACCGCTTCCATGACCTGGCCGCCTTCCGCGCCGAAAGCGCCCACTACAAGCCAATAGCCGAAGCCGTTCAGGAGTTGCTGGATAAAGGCCGCCTGTCTGACGCGGCGCATCAAACCATTCATGACTTCCTCGGTGAAGGCGGCGAAGAGCTGCTTAGCGCAGTGAATTCAGGCGACAGCGAAGCTTCCGCGCGCTTGGTCCGTGAGCTGCTTGATCGCCACGGCACCGGCCGCTTACTGTTTCGTAACACCCGCGCCGCCGTGCAAGGCTTCCCCGACCGCGAACTGTACCCTTACCCGCTGGCCAGCCCCGACGAATACATGGAGCTGCCGATTGGTGAACACGCTGACCTGTACCCGGAGGTCAGCTACCAAGCGCAGCCAGAGGTTGATGAAGAGCTGCGCTGGTGGACGTTCGATCCGCGCGTTGAGTGGCTGTTCGACACCCTGAAGATGCTGAAGAAATTCAAGGTCTTGGTGATCTGTGCCCACGCCGAAACCGCCATGGACCTCGAAGACGCCCTGCGCAAGCGCAAAGGCATCCCGGCCACGGTGTTCCACGAAGGCATGAGCATCCTTGAGCGCGACCGCGCCGCCGCCTACTTTGCTGATGAAGAGTTTGGCGCCCAAGTGCTGATCTGCTCGGAAATCGGTTCGGAAGGCCGCAACTTCCAATTTGCGCACCACCTAGTACTGTTCGACCTGCCAGCGCACCCAGACTTGCTCGAACAGCGTATCGGCCGCCTCGACCGTATCGGTCAGAAGCACCGTATCCAACTGCATGTGCCGTACCTGGAAAACAGCCCGCAGGAGCGCCTGTTCCAGTGGTATCACCACGCGCTGAACGCCTTCCTCGCCACCTGCCCGACTGGCAACGCCTTGCAACACCAGTTCGGCGCTCGCCTGCTGCCATTGCTGGAAAGCGGCGATGATGCTGAATGGCAAACGCTGGTTGACCAAGCCAAAGTGCAACGCCTGCGCTTAGAAGATGAGTTGCATGCCGGCCGCGATCGCTTACTGGAACTCAACTCCGGCGGTGCAGGCGAAGGTGAAGCGTTGGTCGAGGCCATTTTTGAGCAGGATGATCAGTTCGCGCTGCCGATCTACATGGAGCAGCTGTTTGACGCCTTTGGCATCGACAGCGAAGACCATTCCGATAACGCCTTGATCCTGCGCCCTGGCGAAAAAATGCTGGATGCCAGCTTCCCGCTTGGCGATGACGAAGGCGTGACCATCACCTACGACCGCGACATGGCCCTGGCCCGCGAAGATATGCAGTTTCTGACCTGGGAACACCCCATGGTGCAGGGCGGCATGGACCTGGTGCGCTCCGGCTCGATGGGTAACACCGGTGTTGCACTGATCAAGAATAAAGCCCTGAAAGCCGGCACCGTGCTGCTGGAAATGCTTTATGTCAGTGAGGTGGTGGCCCCGCGCGCGCTGCAACTGGGCCGTTACCTACCGCCGATCGCTCTGCGCTGCCTGCTCGATGCTAACGGCAACAACCTGGCTGGCAAAGTCTCTTTCGAGAAGCTAAACGAACAGCTGGAAGCTGTGCCGCGAGCCAGCGCCAACAAGTTTGTGCAGGCCCAGCGTGACAGCCTTAACCCGCTGATTAATGCGGGTGAAGGCATGGTAGCGCCTCGTCACAACGAGCGCGTCGATGAAGCCAAGCGCCGCCTAGCGGCCGAAACTGACGAGGAGCTGGCGCGCTTGATCGCGTTGCAAGCCGTTAACCCTAGCGTGCGTGACAGCGAACTCAACGCCCTGCGTCAGTTACGCGAGCAAGGCATGGCCATGCTCGACAAAGCAGCGCTGCGGCTTGAAGCCATCCGCGTATTGGTTGCCGGCTAA
- a CDS encoding MFS transporter, with product MQQSLQATNAWRILFLLFLANLFNFFDRTIPAIIIEPIRMEWDLSDLQLGMIGTAFTIVYAIAGVPLGRMADTGSRRKIMGWGLAAWSGLTALNGFAWNFWSFLLIRMGVGIGEASYAPAANSLIGDLFPAHKRARAMGIFMLGLPLGLLLAFFTIGAMVEAFDSWRAPFFIAAVPGLLLAVFMFFIKEPQRGAAEQVKSRTSKVEKPLRKVLAIRTFWWLVMAGLAFNFATYACNSFMVPMLQRYFLLPLEQAAMATGVIVGLTGLVGLTLGGWLADKIHQRWQTGRLVFAAVSMLIASLATGYALLAGRVEVAVFVALFSIGWLFSYNFYTCVYTAIQDVIEPRLRATAMALFFAGLYLLGGGFGPLAVGMLSDHYSNAAMLAAGATEMNEAFKAVGLHNAMYLIPVALLLTMLALLQASRCFVDDAAKMQRGMNDVAAD from the coding sequence ATGCAGCAGTCCCTCCAAGCCACGAATGCCTGGCGCATTCTGTTTCTGCTTTTTCTCGCCAACCTGTTCAACTTCTTTGACCGCACCATTCCCGCGATCATTATTGAACCCATCCGGATGGAGTGGGACCTCAGCGACCTGCAGTTGGGCATGATTGGCACCGCATTCACCATCGTTTACGCCATTGCTGGGGTTCCGCTGGGGCGTATGGCCGACACTGGCTCGCGGCGCAAGATTATGGGCTGGGGCTTGGCTGCCTGGAGTGGTCTGACGGCTCTTAACGGTTTTGCTTGGAATTTTTGGAGCTTTCTGCTGATTCGCATGGGTGTTGGCATCGGTGAAGCCAGCTATGCGCCGGCGGCCAACTCGCTGATCGGCGACCTGTTCCCCGCACATAAACGTGCTCGTGCCATGGGCATCTTTATGCTCGGGCTGCCTCTTGGCCTGTTGCTGGCGTTCTTCACCATTGGGGCGATGGTTGAGGCGTTCGACAGTTGGCGCGCGCCGTTTTTTATCGCGGCAGTTCCTGGGCTGCTCTTGGCAGTGTTTATGTTTTTCATCAAGGAACCTCAGCGCGGCGCCGCAGAGCAGGTGAAATCGCGCACCAGCAAGGTGGAAAAGCCTCTGCGAAAAGTGCTGGCGATCCGCACATTCTGGTGGTTGGTGATGGCTGGGTTGGCCTTTAACTTCGCCACTTATGCCTGCAACTCCTTCATGGTGCCGATGCTGCAGCGCTATTTTCTCTTGCCGCTGGAGCAGGCCGCGATGGCCACGGGTGTGATTGTCGGGTTGACGGGTTTGGTCGGCTTGACCCTCGGCGGCTGGTTGGCAGATAAAATCCATCAGCGCTGGCAGACCGGTCGCCTGGTTTTCGCGGCCGTGAGTATGTTGATTGCCTCGCTAGCCACCGGTTATGCCTTGCTGGCTGGGCGGGTTGAAGTGGCTGTGTTTGTGGCGTTGTTCAGCATCGGTTGGCTGTTTTCCTACAATTTCTACACCTGCGTCTATACGGCCATTCAGGATGTGATCGAGCCGCGCCTGCGCGCCACGGCCATGGCGCTGTTCTTTGCTGGCCTATACCTGCTGGGTGGTGGGTTTGGCCCATTAGCCGTCGGCATGCTATCGGATCATTACTCCAATGCAGCCATGCTCGCGGCAGGCGCCACTGAAATGAACGAAGCCTTTAAGGCCGTCGGTTTACATAACGCCATGTATTTGATCCCTGTGGCGTTATTACTGACCATGCTGGCGCTGTTGCAGGCCTCGCGTTGCTTTGTTGACGATGCCGCGAAGATGCAACGGGGCATGAATGACGTTGCAGCGGATTGA
- a CDS encoding TIM barrel protein: MKVAANLSLLFTEVPLVERVVAAAAAGFDGVEIQFPYELAAIRFKEALEAAGMPLVLINLPAGDLLRGGAGLAAVPARQAEFDAALQEALSYAAMVRPARVNVLAGRLAPGLEPEQAQACLISNLRKTAEAFQLLGIGVLVEAINPIDMPGFLINTPAQLDALLSAVGHPNLAAQYDLYHMARQGLDVQAGMALLAGRIGHVQFADNPGRGAPGTGELQFAPLLKALHASGYRGWLAAEYRPGEAGTVAGLGWLSEWRMWWARS; encoded by the coding sequence ATGAAAGTCGCCGCCAATCTGTCGCTGCTGTTTACCGAAGTGCCGCTTGTTGAGCGCGTGGTTGCGGCGGCCGCTGCGGGTTTCGACGGCGTAGAAATTCAGTTCCCCTATGAGCTCGCCGCCATTCGTTTTAAGGAAGCGCTAGAGGCTGCCGGCATGCCGCTGGTGCTGATTAATCTGCCCGCCGGTGATCTGCTCCGGGGTGGCGCGGGTTTAGCCGCCGTACCCGCGCGGCAGGCTGAGTTTGATGCGGCGCTGCAAGAAGCGCTGAGCTATGCCGCTATGGTGCGTCCGGCTCGCGTCAACGTGTTGGCGGGGCGGTTGGCACCGGGGCTTGAGCCTGAACAAGCCCAGGCCTGCTTGATCAGCAATCTGCGCAAAACTGCTGAGGCCTTTCAGTTATTAGGTATTGGCGTGCTGGTGGAGGCGATCAACCCCATCGACATGCCGGGCTTTTTGATCAACACCCCAGCTCAACTGGATGCGCTGCTCTCGGCAGTCGGCCACCCCAATTTGGCCGCGCAATACGACCTCTATCATATGGCGCGTCAGGGTTTGGATGTGCAGGCCGGTATGGCATTGCTGGCAGGGCGCATCGGCCATGTGCAGTTTGCCGATAACCCAGGCCGCGGTGCGCCGGGCACGGGCGAGTTACAGTTCGCACCATTACTCAAGGCCCTGCATGCCAGCGGTTACAGAGGTTGGCTGGCGGCCGAGTATCGACCCGGCGAGGCGGGCACGGTAGCCGGCCTTGGCTGGTTGAGCGAATGGCGGATGTGGTGGGCGCGCAGCTGA
- a CDS encoding NAD(P)-dependent oxidoreductase: MPTTLPALAFAGIGLMGLPMTQRLLAAGFALTVWNRSSAKCTPLQALGAYAVASPAQLCGQADIVMLCLANTEVVREVVLGPGGIVETAKPGQLLVDFSSLEPAATRTMAAELHARCGMHWVDAPVSGGTLGAADGTLVIMAGGRVEDIERIRPILAHLGQRLTHMGDVGAGQVTKVCNQMIVACNALVIAEVVALAEQAGVEASLLAQALAGGFADSKPLQILAPQMAANQFEPVKWHVRTLLKDLDTAVSLSQQMGSATPLSGLAAQLLRQHASQGNLERDPATLVHLYRGPQHQESPP; the protein is encoded by the coding sequence ATGCCCACCACACTGCCCGCTCTGGCCTTTGCCGGTATCGGCCTGATGGGGCTGCCCATGACCCAGCGGTTGCTGGCGGCCGGGTTTGCGCTGACGGTCTGGAACCGCTCCAGCGCCAAATGCACACCCTTACAGGCGTTGGGCGCGTACGCGGTGGCGAGCCCGGCGCAGCTGTGTGGGCAGGCGGATATCGTCATGCTGTGCTTGGCCAATACCGAGGTGGTGCGTGAGGTGGTGTTGGGCCCAGGCGGTATTGTTGAAACGGCCAAGCCAGGGCAGTTGCTGGTGGATTTTTCCAGCTTAGAACCCGCGGCCACCCGCACCATGGCTGCCGAACTGCATGCACGCTGCGGCATGCATTGGGTCGATGCGCCGGTGTCCGGCGGCACCCTCGGAGCTGCCGACGGCACATTGGTGATTATGGCTGGCGGCCGCGTTGAGGACATTGAGCGGATAAGGCCAATACTTGCGCATCTAGGTCAGCGTCTAACGCATATGGGCGATGTAGGCGCGGGGCAGGTAACCAAGGTGTGCAACCAGATGATTGTGGCGTGTAACGCCCTAGTGATCGCCGAAGTAGTGGCCTTGGCGGAACAAGCCGGTGTGGAGGCCAGCTTGCTTGCGCAAGCGTTGGCTGGCGGCTTTGCCGATTCCAAACCGCTGCAGATTTTGGCCCCGCAAATGGCGGCAAACCAGTTTGAGCCGGTCAAATGGCATGTGCGCACCTTGCTTAAAGATTTGGATACGGCGGTGAGCCTCTCCCAGCAAATGGGCTCAGCCACACCGCTAAGCGGGTTGGCGGCGCAGTTGCTGCGCCAGCACGCCAGCCAAGGCAACCTAGAGCGCGACCCAGCCACCTTGGTGCATCTTTACCGGGGGCCACAGCATCAGGAGTCACCGCCATGA
- a CDS encoding DUF2288 domain-containing protein produces the protein MTEQPSTLYAKLLGETAAITWPELQPFFARGTLLLVEGTQDLIEVAQAVAQNDHVKVAAWLESGLLSRVDDSRAESLLKRNPALWAVVVAPWVLAQERSESAPLH, from the coding sequence ATGACCGAACAACCTAGCACCCTCTATGCCAAGCTGCTTGGTGAAACTGCAGCTATTACGTGGCCCGAGCTGCAACCTTTCTTCGCCCGCGGCACATTACTGCTGGTGGAGGGCACTCAAGACCTGATCGAAGTGGCGCAGGCCGTGGCGCAAAACGATCACGTTAAAGTCGCCGCTTGGCTTGAATCAGGACTTTTGAGTCGGGTGGATGACAGCCGTGCCGAGAGCCTGCTCAAGCGCAATCCAGCATTGTGGGCAGTGGTGGTTGCGCCTTGGGTGCTTGCGCAAGAGCGCAGTGAAAGCGCTCCGCTGCACTGA
- a CDS encoding branched-chain amino acid ABC transporter substrate-binding protein, which translates to MNKATKQISKLFAAMAMAGVASYSVAADTIKIGLAGPVTGAVAQYGEMQFIGAKMAIEQINKAGGVNGAQLEGVVYDDACDPKQAVAVANKIVNDEVKFVVGHLCSSSTQPASDIYEDEGILMVTAASTSPEITARGYELVFRTIGLDSLQGPTAGNFIADVVKPKAVAVIHDKQQYGEGIATAVKQTLEAKGTKVVMFEGINAGDKDFSAMIAKLKQAGVDFVYYGGYHPELGLLLRQSAEKGLSAKFMGPEGVGNKEISAIAGPASEGLLVTLPQAFDQDPRNKALVDAFKAKNEDSSGPFVFPAYAAVQVIAEGITKAGSTDTAKVAAALRANSFDTPTGNLTFDEKGDLKDFNFVVYEWHQDGTKSEAK; encoded by the coding sequence ATGAACAAGGCTACTAAGCAGATTTCCAAACTGTTTGCCGCCATGGCCATGGCTGGCGTTGCCAGCTACTCGGTAGCGGCTGACACCATCAAAATTGGCCTGGCAGGCCCAGTCACCGGCGCCGTCGCGCAATACGGTGAAATGCAGTTTATCGGTGCCAAGATGGCCATCGAGCAGATCAACAAAGCCGGCGGTGTAAACGGTGCGCAGCTTGAAGGCGTGGTCTATGACGATGCTTGCGATCCCAAGCAGGCGGTTGCCGTGGCTAACAAGATCGTCAACGACGAAGTGAAATTCGTCGTCGGCCACCTTTGCTCCAGCTCCACCCAGCCAGCGTCTGACATCTACGAAGATGAAGGCATCCTGATGGTCACTGCGGCTTCTACCAGCCCAGAAATTACCGCTCGCGGCTATGAATTGGTGTTCCGCACCATCGGCCTGGATAGCTTGCAGGGCCCTACCGCCGGTAACTTTATTGCTGATGTGGTTAAGCCAAAAGCGGTTGCCGTAATCCACGACAAGCAGCAGTACGGCGAAGGCATTGCCACTGCGGTCAAGCAAACGCTGGAAGCCAAAGGCACCAAGGTTGTCATGTTCGAAGGCATCAACGCCGGCGACAAAGACTTCTCCGCCATGATCGCCAAGCTCAAGCAAGCCGGCGTGGACTTCGTCTACTACGGTGGCTACCACCCAGAACTGGGTCTGCTGCTGCGTCAGTCGGCTGAAAAAGGCCTGAGCGCCAAGTTCATGGGCCCGGAAGGTGTAGGCAACAAGGAAATCTCAGCCATTGCCGGCCCCGCGTCCGAAGGCCTGCTGGTGACCCTGCCACAGGCGTTCGATCAGGACCCACGCAACAAAGCGCTGGTTGATGCATTCAAAGCTAAAAATGAAGACTCCAGCGGTCCGTTCGTATTCCCGGCCTACGCCGCGGTACAAGTAATCGCTGAAGGCATCACCAAAGCCGGCAGCACCGACACCGCTAAAGTGGCCGCAGCCCTGCGCGCTAACAGCTTTGATACGCCGACTGGCAACCTGACCTTTGATGAGAAGGGTGACCTGAAGGACTTCAACTTCGTAGTTTACGAATGGCACCAAGACGGCACCAAATCCGAAGCCAAGTAA
- the livH gene encoding high-affinity branched-chain amino acid ABC transporter permease LivH: MPEHYHYLQQLVNGLTVGSTYALIAIGYTMVYGIIGMINFAHGEVYMIGSYVAFIAIAGLTMMGIDSLPLLMIAAFAGSIIIASVYGYSIERVAYRPLRGGNRLIPLISAIGMSIFLQNEVLLAQDSKDKAIPNLLPGNFVLGESAMNGVVISYMQVLIFVVTFVVMVALTAFISRSRLGRACRACAEDIKMANLLGINTNNIIALTFVIGAALAGIAAVLLGMQYGVINPHVGFLVGIKAFTAAVLGGIGSIPGAVLGGLLLGLAEAFGADIFGDQYKDVVAFSLLILVLLFRPTGILGRPEVEKV; the protein is encoded by the coding sequence ATGCCTGAACATTATCACTACCTGCAACAGTTGGTTAACGGCCTGACTGTTGGCAGTACTTATGCCTTGATCGCTATTGGCTACACCATGGTTTACGGCATCATCGGCATGATCAACTTCGCTCACGGCGAGGTTTATATGATCGGTTCTTACGTCGCCTTTATCGCGATCGCCGGCCTGACCATGATGGGCATCGACAGCCTCCCGCTGCTGATGATCGCCGCCTTTGCCGGCAGTATTATTATTGCCAGTGTGTACGGATACAGCATCGAACGGGTCGCCTATCGCCCCTTGCGTGGCGGTAACCGCTTGATCCCACTGATTTCCGCCATCGGCATGTCGATCTTTTTACAAAACGAGGTGCTACTGGCGCAGGACTCCAAAGACAAAGCCATCCCCAATCTGCTGCCCGGCAACTTCGTGCTGGGCGAAAGCGCGATGAATGGCGTGGTGATTTCCTATATGCAGGTGCTGATCTTTGTCGTCACCTTTGTGGTGATGGTGGCACTGACCGCGTTTATCTCGCGATCACGCTTGGGCCGCGCCTGCCGCGCCTGTGCCGAAGACATCAAGATGGCCAACCTGCTGGGCATCAACACCAACAACATTATTGCCCTGACCTTCGTCATCGGTGCTGCCCTGGCCGGTATTGCGGCGGTATTGCTGGGCATGCAGTACGGCGTGATCAACCCACACGTGGGCTTCCTGGTCGGGATCAAGGCCTTTACTGCTGCGGTTCTAGGCGGTATCGGCAGTATTCCGGGCGCAGTATTGGGTGGCCTGCTGCTAGGCCTTGCTGAAGCCTTTGGTGCCGACATCTTCGGTGATCAGTACAAGGACGTGGTGGCCTTCAGCCTGCTGATTCTGGTTCTGTTGTTCCGTCCTACGGGCATTCTCGGTCGTCCGGAGGTTGAAAAAGTATGA
- a CDS encoding high-affinity branched-chain amino acid ABC transporter permease LivM, producing the protein MRKNLKTAFFSALLVLAVAYPVLGLKLTTVGIKLEVHGASPAVLWAIAGSAIAMFFWQLFRSQLTAAWSHAPKLPSMPTQASNFITLPSTQRWVILGLIMVALAWPFFGSRGAVDIATLILIYVMLGLGLNIVVGLAGLLDLGYVGFYAVGAYSYALLSHYYGLGFWVCLPIAGLMAAFFGFVLGFPVLRLRGDYLAIVTLGFGEIIRILLRNMTELTGGPNGISNIEKPTLFGLSFDRRAAEGMQTFHEYFGVAYNGINKVIFLYLIALVLVLLTLFVINRLLRMPIGRAWEALREDEIACRALGMNPTVIKLSAFTLGAAFAGFAGSFFAARQGLVTPESFTFIESAIILAIVVLGGMGSQLGIILAAIVMILLPELMREFSEYRMLMFGALMVLMMIWRPQGLLPMQRPHLELKQ; encoded by the coding sequence ATCCGTAAAAATCTCAAGACGGCCTTTTTCAGCGCCCTGCTGGTGCTGGCTGTGGCCTATCCGGTGCTTGGCCTGAAGCTCACCACCGTCGGCATCAAGCTCGAAGTGCACGGCGCCAGCCCGGCCGTCCTGTGGGCCATCGCCGGCAGCGCGATTGCCATGTTCTTCTGGCAACTGTTCCGCAGCCAGCTAACAGCAGCCTGGAGTCACGCACCCAAGCTGCCCAGCATGCCCACGCAAGCCAGCAACTTCATCACCCTGCCGTCAACACAGCGCTGGGTCATTCTGGGCCTGATCATGGTGGCGCTCGCCTGGCCATTCTTTGGCAGCCGCGGTGCCGTGGACATTGCCACGCTGATCTTGATCTACGTGATGTTGGGCCTTGGCCTGAACATCGTGGTCGGTTTAGCCGGCCTGCTGGACTTGGGCTATGTCGGCTTCTACGCCGTGGGTGCTTACAGCTACGCACTGCTGTCGCATTACTACGGCCTGGGCTTTTGGGTTTGCTTGCCGATTGCGGGGCTGATGGCGGCGTTCTTCGGCTTTGTACTGGGCTTCCCGGTGCTGCGCTTGCGCGGTGATTACCTGGCCATCGTGACCCTGGGCTTTGGCGAGATCATCCGCATCCTGCTGCGCAACATGACCGAGTTAACAGGCGGCCCGAACGGCATCAGCAACATCGAAAAACCCACCTTGTTCGGCTTATCGTTTGACCGTCGCGCAGCAGAAGGCATGCAGACCTTCCACGAGTATTTCGGCGTTGCCTATAACGGCATCAACAAGGTGATTTTCCTGTATTTGATCGCTCTGGTGCTGGTGTTGCTCACCCTGTTCGTGATCAATCGCCTGCTGCGCATGCCGATTGGTCGGGCGTGGGAAGCACTGCGTGAGGATGAGATTGCCTGCCGTGCGCTGGGCATGAACCCAACGGTGATCAAACTCTCGGCGTTCACTTTGGGCGCGGCTTTTGCCGGTTTTGCCGGCAGCTTCTTTGCCGCCCGCCAGGGCCTGGTAACGCCTGAGTCGTTCACCTTTATCGAGTCAGCGATCATTCTGGCCATCGTCGTACTGGGCGGCATGGGCTCGCAACTGGGCATCATCCTGGCGGCCATCGTGATGATTCTGCTGCCGGAACTGATGCGTGAGTTCAGTGAATACCGCATGTTGATGTTCGGTGCCTTGATGGTACTGATGATGATTTGGCGTCCACAGGGCTTGCTGCCCATGCAGCGCCCGCACTTGGAGCTGAAACAATGA
- the livG gene encoding high-affinity branched-chain amino acid ABC transporter ATP-binding protein LivG: MSRPILEVSGLCMRFGGLLAVNGVSLSVNEKQVVSMIGPNGAGKTTVFNCLTGFYQPTSGSVSLDGEAIAGLPGHKIAQKGVVRTFQNVRLFKDMTAVENLLVAQHRHLNTNFLSGLFKTPSFRRSEREAMEYAAYWLDQVNLTEFANRTAGTLAYGQQRRLEIARCMMTRPRILMLDEPAAGLNPRETEDLKALIGVLRDQHNVTVLLIEHDMKLVMSISDHIYVINQGTPLADGTPEQIRENPDVIKAYLGEA, from the coding sequence ATGAGCCGCCCTATCCTTGAAGTAAGCGGCCTGTGCATGCGCTTCGGCGGCCTGCTGGCCGTAAACGGGGTAAGCCTGTCGGTTAATGAAAAACAAGTGGTGTCGATGATCGGCCCTAACGGCGCAGGCAAAACCACCGTGTTCAACTGCCTGACCGGTTTTTACCAGCCTACATCGGGCAGCGTAAGCCTCGATGGCGAAGCCATTGCAGGGTTACCCGGCCATAAAATCGCGCAAAAAGGCGTGGTGCGGACCTTCCAGAACGTGCGTCTGTTCAAGGACATGACGGCAGTGGAAAACCTGCTGGTGGCGCAACATCGCCACCTCAACACCAACTTCCTTTCCGGGCTGTTCAAAACCCCTTCGTTCCGCCGCAGCGAGCGCGAAGCCATGGAATATGCCGCGTATTGGCTGGATCAGGTCAACCTGACCGAATTCGCCAACCGCACGGCAGGCACCCTGGCCTATGGGCAGCAGCGCCGCCTGGAAATCGCCCGGTGCATGATGACGCGTCCACGCATCCTCATGCTCGACGAACCGGCAGCCGGCCTAAACCCGCGTGAAACCGAAGATCTCAAGGCACTGATTGGTGTGCTGCGTGACCAGCACAATGTCACCGTGCTGCTGATTGAGCACGACATGAAGCTGGTCATGAGCATTTCCGACCATATCTATGTGATCAACCAGGGCACGCCTCTGGCGGACGGTACACCGGAGCAGATCCGCGAAAACCCGGACGTGATCAAAGCCTACCTGGGGGAAGCGTGA